The genomic segment AGCATCGCTGCAGGAAAGCTGACGTCCCCTTCCTCTGTGCCCAGCGCCAAGGCGCCGCCTCCCTGCACCAGGCCTGGGGACTGACACCGTGGGAACGCGAGCCAGGGATGCTCTCGGACAAAGAAAGCTGTGCCGGGAAGTGGGTCAGGGCACGGTGGCACCCGAGGCGCTGGCACAGGCGCCTGGTCTGCTCCCAGGCCATTGTGGCAAGGAGATGGAGCAGGGAAGTCCCCACCCCAAGGGCTTTCCCAGTACGCTGGCACCCCGCACGGCCCCACGGCGGGGACCCCTACCCGAGACGATGTTCACGATGTGGTAGGGGATGCCCAGGGACTGGTAGAAGTCCTCGGCCGTGGCGATCATCTCATCAAACATCTCCCACGACTTGTTGTCGTGTGGCGAGGCGTAGACAAACTGCTCGATCTGCGGAGAGACAGCGGCCCCCCCGTCAGCTCCGGCCTGGGAGGGGGCACAAATGCCCCGCGGGGGCTCCCTGCTCCTCTCACCTTCTCGAACTGGTGGACGCGGAAGATGCCGCGGGTGTCTCGGCCGTGCGAGCCAACCTCCTGGCGGAAGCAGGTGGACAGCCCCGCGTATTTGATGGGCAAATCCTCCGGCTTCAGCCACTCGTCCCGGTGCAGGGCTGCGATGGGCTGCTCCGAGGTGGCGATGAGGTACTTCTCGTCGATGGAGCTGTCCTCCGCCTTCTCGCTGCCCTTGCCAATcacctggggagcagggggaacCACGTGGGGACGGGAAAGAGCCTCTGTCCCCCGTCCCCAGCTGTCCCTGCACCTCTGGGGACAAAgtcccccagccctggcagatGCTCGGGGCAGCCAGCACAGGCACCCGCGCTCCCCAGCAGCGAGGCTTCCCAGGAGGGGAACAGGACGGCTCCGAAGTGGGTCAAGAAAAGGGGAGCAGCTGCCGTGCGCTGCTTGTTTGGCCTCCTTTCTAGGCCCCAATGGCCTCCTGCCAGCTCCCGATGGCGAGGCTGGGGACGAGCTGTCACCCGTCACCCTATTGCCTTGACAACCGGCTGCGTCTGCACTGGGCCTTCCTCATCCCCACCGGGCCTTCCTCGGAAGAAGACGGACACAGggaaggggagcagcagggagccgATGCCACGGCCTTGCAAAGGGACAAAGGGACAGCAGCCGGCTGCCTCCTGGGGAGGGCATGCAGCAGAGGCCGGGCTGGATGTGGGTGCCGGGCGGCGAGACGCAGAGAGCCAGCGGGCGTCGGGCTCACCTTGTACAGCTCCTCGTCGAACTGGCTGAGCTGGGCCACCTCCTGCATCACCTCCTTGCGCATGAAGAAGGGGGTGTAGACGGGAGTGTAGCCCTTGGCGCGGAGGCTCTGCAGGGCGTACTGGATCAGGGCCTGCTCCAGGAACACCAGGGGACCCTGCGGGACAAGGGGAAGCCACCGGGGGTCACACTGCCCCGCTGCGCCGCCCCCGCTCCCCCAGCAGCGCCGCAGGGCTGGGCTCTCACCTTAAGGAAGTAGCCCCGGCTCCCCGCGACGACGGCTCCCTTCTCTCCCTCGTAACCGTCCACCATCACCACCAGGTCCACGTGGGAATACttcttcctgcagctgcagtcACCCCAGACCCGCTCCACCTTGTTGTCCACGTCCTGCACAAAGGCAAGGGGCAGAGACCATCACCTGTCCCCCCTGGGCTGCAGCGACACCAGGCTGCTCCTCACCACGCTGTCCTGAGCCCAGGCTGGGAGCCGGGGCCCcagcctcttcccttccccttccccactcCCCGGCCCCCTCCGGGGCCAGGCTTTGCCACCTGGCAGCGCCTGAACCCAGACCCCCGAGGCAGAGCTGGAACCCCAGTGCTGGTCCCTGCTGGTCACTCATTGTGCGGCCACTTGGCAGCCGGCCCAGCCCAATTGTGCTCCCCCAGCAAAATATTCCTGCTGGATGAATGAGGGCAGCCCAGGGAGatcccagcccccagctcccagcgAGTTTCCCATGGATTCCCCGAACAATGGCCGTGTCCCGCGCTGTCTGAGCTGCTCTTTGTGTGCTCCCTGCAGGAAACGCTGCCTTGTCATGCAGATTTCATTCACCGCCCGCGGATCTGGGGGCACCTCCCCGCAGCGCGTCCCACTTGCAGTGGTTTCTGGCTTTGATgcaccagcagggctggctctggTCAGCCCCACGGCTCCCCACACTGCAGGCAGCCGTGCTCCGTCCGGCCCTACCTCGTCGTTGCTGATGGGCACCGAGGGGTGCAGGAGGTTCCCGATCTCCCGGAGACTCTCGAAGCGCTCTGCCTCCAGCCTGACGCGCTCGGCGTCGCACTTGAGGATGGCTTCGTCGATCAGGAGACGGACTTTCTTGATCTGGGatacctgcagcccctgtgtGCAGGCAGCGGGGTGagatggggaagggaggaaaaccGTGGGGGAGAGGGGGCTGGCAGCTGAGGGCAGTTAATCACAGACCCCCACCCACCGACACGGCCTCTGGAGCGAAACCATGGACTGAACACATCAAACAACAGCCAGGGAGCACAAAGGCCCAGCATAAGTCAAGCTCTGAAAGGCCCTGAGCAAGCTACGGCGTCACGCAGCGCCTGGCAGCGACAAGGGGGAGCAGTCAGCTCCCATGGCAGCAAAAGGCGGCCGGTGCCACGCTCATTAAACATCTCAGCTAacgaagaggggaggggaacgAGCAGGGAGGAAGGGCCTCACAGAGGACACGCAATTATTGAGGCTGCTCAAATCCCCCACAGAACCAAATGACAAGCTGGAGACCAGGCCAACACACACAGAGACTGCAACGTCCTTAAGACGAACAACACCGGGCAAGAGCCGGTCACCACTGGTGTGGGACTGGGAGAAACTGGGagctgcctggggggctgcaggcagccgccctgccctgctgctggggtttCCACACACCTCACGCTGCCAGTTTGGGCAGGGACAGGCGAAGCCCTGGATGAAAGCAGCAGGGAGCCGGGGCTGGACTCACCCCGAGGATGTCGGCCGTGAGCTCGTCCAGGTTCTGCGCGCTCTCCGGAACGGACTCGTCAGTCCCCACGGGTTCTTTTTTCTGCAgcgggaggaaagaaaaaaaaacccaccgTGCGTAAAGACTGAAGGAATGAAGGAACAgagtaaaaatattctttaatgaTGCTAGGAACAGGCCTGCAAGGCCCCCACCTTCATCTTGTCCCCGATTGTTTTGCTGCACAGGTTCTTCAGCTTGTTCAGGTTATCGGCACGAAACCTACCTGgaaggaggagcagaggaggctgtCAGCAAGGCACGGGAGGGGGGCTacaaccccaaccccccagtGCTACAGCTCGACCTGACCCCCTCCTACCAGTGCTGCCCCCCCGCAGACAGCTCCCACACCAAGGATTTGTTGGAGCCCACTGGGGCTGTggccccaccgggacccccaggCTGGACTGGGGCTGTCGGGGTGCGGGCGGACCCAGGGCCATGGGGTGACAGCCAAGAGATTTGGGTCATTCCCCTCTCCCTGCTATTGCCTGGGAAAGCCTCAAAGAGCCGGGGAGGAGCTGACACGAGGACGaggaggggacacggggcaggaccgggcaggaggcaggacacagctgtccctgctggcagcagccccggcacccACACggtgacatggggacatggtgacACCGGCACGGGGGGGAagagccagcccctgcctccgGGAACATccctgggcaggaggagagctctggggggggggcacctggCACAGACGGGCAGGACGAGGCTCTGGGagcgggggctgccgggggggcaccgggcagGATGCAGGGCCCTGGCGGCCACCCCAAGGGCAGCGTGGTGAGGATTGCATCAGCCACGGCTCAGCCCCGCAGCGCGGCGGCGCAGGGCACGATGCGGGGTGACGGCCACACGCTGCGgggtggcagcggggggggcagcggggggggtgACAGCGGGGACAGCAGTGGGAGCAGGGGTGGTGGCAGCGGTGCCAGCGGTGGTGGCAGCCGGGGGACGCGCTGGGCGTGATGCAGCAGGGCCGGGCTcagcctcccccccctcccacccccctgGTAAGGCCGAGCCCCCTCTGCGGCACCGGGGCGgcggctgctgcccccccccccccccagcgccccctcCGGTCCCCCCGCAGCCGGACCCGGGGCTCGGTGCCCGCTCCCGGTCCCCACCCGGtgctatgggggggggggtgcccgGTGCTGCCCGGGCTCGGGGCGGCTCcgcggggagggggcaccgggacccccgCACCAGGGCGCACCCGGGCActgcgggacccccccgggacccccccccccccgagacCCCCGGCCCGGGGCatggggggtggggtggggggggcacccccgggGCCAGGCgtgcggccggggccgggccccgcagagccgggggggtcccggggatggcgggggggtcccggggggggggtcccggtcgCGCCCCCCCGCCCCACGTACACCTCCGCCAGGCGCCGTCGGCCCGCACCAGCGCGTCCACCAGCGCCGGGTCCTTGAAGCGCTTCCGCTGCATCTCCCGCATGGCGCCGGGGTCGCCGCCTTTATCGGCACGGAACAGGTCCAGGTCCAGCaccatggcggcggcggcggcggcggcggcctcgGGGCGGCctcggagcggcggcggcggcggcagcggctcCCCCGGTGCGCGtgcgcggggcggggccgcgcggAGACACCGCGAGGGGGCACCGGGGGTGGgaggggcaccggggggggggcggggccgggaggggcaccggggggcgctgggggtgcccgcggccccccctgagcaccccctgGCACCCTGCGGTGTGTCCCgtggcaccccagggtgctccGTGGCTCCCCGCGGCACCCCCCCAATATCCCACGGGCACCTCCCGGCACCCCACAGGACCCTTGTGGGACCCTCTGGTGTCTCCCATGGCACCCCCGGGTGCCCCATGACACCCCGCAGCACTGTATGGCACCCCAAGGAACCCGATGGCAACGCGCAGTGTTCCAGGGG from the Anas platyrhynchos isolate ZD024472 breed Pekin duck chromosome 27, IASCAAS_PekinDuck_T2T, whole genome shotgun sequence genome contains:
- the SARS1 gene encoding serine--tRNA ligase, cytoplasmic; its protein translation is MVLDLDLFRADKGGDPGAMREMQRKRFKDPALVDALVRADGAWRRCRFRADNLNKLKNLCSKTIGDKMKKKEPVGTDESVPESAQNLDELTADILGGLQVSQIKKVRLLIDEAILKCDAERVRLEAERFESLREIGNLLHPSVPISNDEDVDNKVERVWGDCSCRKKYSHVDLVVMVDGYEGEKGAVVAGSRGYFLKGPLVFLEQALIQYALQSLRAKGYTPVYTPFFMRKEVMQEVAQLSQFDEELYKVIGKGSEKAEDSSIDEKYLIATSEQPIAALHRDEWLKPEDLPIKYAGLSTCFRQEVGSHGRDTRGIFRVHQFEKIEQFVYASPHDNKSWEMFDEMIATAEDFYQSLGIPYHIVNIVSGALNHAASKKLDLEAWFPGSGAFRELVSCSNCTDYQARRLRIRYGQTKKMMDKVEFVHMLNATMCATTRTICAILENYQTEEGILIPERLRDFMPPDLREMIPFVKPAPIEQELSKKQKKQQEGSKKKSAGGDRVLEEQMQNMGVNSA